In Zingiber officinale cultivar Zhangliang chromosome 6A, Zo_v1.1, whole genome shotgun sequence, a single genomic region encodes these proteins:
- the LOC121998332 gene encoding homeobox-leucine zipper protein ATHB-15-like isoform X4, with translation MIAVTSRNEGNMATDQGKYVRYTPEQVEALERVYCECPKPSSLRRQQLIRECPILSNIEPKQIKVWFQNRRCREKQRKESSQLQTVNRKLMSMNKLLLEENTRLQKQVTQLVYDNSYLRQRTQNVALATMHTYCESVVTNFHHHLISQHKPRDSTPVGLMSIAEETLTEFLSKATGTTFEWIQMPGMKPGPDSVGTIAISHGCTGVVAARACAFVGLETTKVAEILKDRLSWCRDCRSLEANNVMLTANNETIEVLYMQVYAPTTLAPAQDFWLLRYTKILEDNSLVVCQRSVNSMQGGPSMPPMEHFVRAEMLPSGYLIRPCDDGGSMIYIIDHFDFQSSSMPEVIRPLYESSTRLAQSTTITALHHLRQISYESSYPTTFTPWGRQPAALRALSHRLSRGFNEAVNGFPDDGWSIIPNDVVDDVTVLLNSSPRKMMTLNLGNTDGSSSSSSSVLCATASILLQNISPPVLLSYLREHRSEWADSDIDAYSAAAVKAAPRTSAASDCGSSVGPVILTPVPTLCHEEYLEVVKLEGICYHQETLFPCQLYLLQLCNGLNNNSTGTCSELIFAPVDASCADDAPLLPSGFRVISLDSDMDTSTPNRTLDLASAIGVESMGIQASDEYSHNCGSGGKSVMTIAFQFAFENHHIERVVSMARQYIHNIKASVKKLALILSPSHLGSHDNLCMPHGSTEGDTLARCISESYRVYSGSELLESSTDGSDSLLKMLWHHSNAILCCTTTAIPVLTFANKAGLEMLQTTLVDLQNTTLESIFMEEGRKAICREFPHTIQQAVDWVLFAFKVVYAFQAMADLFPMRK, from the exons ATGATAGCTGTGACTTCTCGAAACGAAGGGAATATGGCGACTGATCAGGGAAAATATGTCCGGTACACACCGGAGCAAGTCGAAGCCCTCGAGAGAGTCTACTGTGAGTGCCCCAAACCGAGCTCATTGAGGAGGCAGCAGCTCATCAGGGAATGTCCCATCCTCTCCAACATCGAGCCGAAGCAGATTAAAGTTTGGTTTCAGAATAGGAG GTGCCGAGAGAAACAGAGAAAGGAATCGTCACAGCTTCAGACCGTGAACAGGAAGCTGATGTCGATGAATAAGCTTTTGTTGGAGGAAAATACTCGACTGCAGAAGCAGGTCACGCAGTTGGTCTATGATAATAGTTACTTACGTCAACGAACCCAAAAT GTTGCATTAGCGACAATGCACACATATTGTGAGTCGGTTGTGACGAATTTTCACCACCATTTGATATCTCAGCATAAACCAAGAGATTCTACCCCTGTTGG ATTAATGTCCATTGCAGAGGAAACTTTAACAGAGTTTCTGTCGAAGGCTACTGGAACTACTTTCGAGTGGATTCAAATGCCCGGGATGAAG CCTGGTCCGGATTCTGTTGGAACCATTGCTATCTCACATGGTTGCACTGGCGTCGTCGCTGCGCGAGCTTGTGCCTTTGTTGGTCTAGAAACCACAAAG GTTGCAGAAATCTTGAAAGATCGACTATCATGGTGTCGTGACTGTCGATCTTTGGAGGCAAACAATGTGATGCTGACTGCAAATAATGAAACCATTGAGGTGCTGTACATGCAG GTCTATGCTCCAACGACTCTGGCACCTGCTCAGGACTTCTGGCTGCTAAGATATACAAAAATTCTTGAAGACAACAGTCTTGTG GTCTGTCAAAGATCAGTCAATAGCATGCAAGGTGGCCCAAGCATGCCCCCCATGGAACATTTTGTAAGGGCAGAAATGTTGCCTAGTGGTTATTTGATAAGACCATGTGACGATGGTGGCTCTATGATTTATATCATTGATCATTTTGATTTTCAG TCTAGTAGTATGCCAGAAGTTATAAGACCCCTATATGAATCATCAACAAGACTTGCTCAGAGTACAACAATAACA GCTCTACATCATTTAAGACAGATTTCCTATGAAAGTTCGTATCCTACTACCTTTACCCCATGGGGCAGGCAACCTGCAGCTCTAAGAGCACTTAGTCACAGGCTGAGTAG GGGTTTCAATGAAGCTGTGAATGGGTTTCCAGATGATGGATGGTCTATAATCCCTAACGATGTTGTGGATGATGTCACTGTTCTACTAAATTCATCTCCTAGGAAAATGATGACTTTAAATCTTGGTAATACTGATGGATCATCCTCATCAAGCAGTTCTGTTCTCTGTGCAACAGCATCTATCCTTTTACAg AATATATCTCCACCTGTTCTCCTATCATATTTACGAGAGCATCGATCAGAGTGGGCAGATAGTGACATAGATGCATATTCTGCTGCTGCAGTGAAGGCTGCCCCAAGGACTTCAGCTGCATCTGACTGTGGAAGCTCTGTTGGTCCAGTGATATTAACTCCGGTTCCCACTCTATGCCATGAAGAA TACTTGGAAGTGGTTAAGTTGGAAGGTATTTGTTATCATCAGGAAACTCTTTTTCCATGTCAGCTATACCTCCTGCAG CTTTGCAATGGATTGAATAACAATTCCACTGGCACCTGCTCCGAGCTAATATTTGCCCCAGTAGATGCATCTTGTGCTGATGATGCTCCACTGTTGCCGTCAGGTTTTCGTGTTATTTCTCTAGACTCTGATATG GACACGAGTACTCCTAATCGAACCTTGGACCTTGCTTCTGCAATTGGAGTTGAATCGATGGGAATTCAAGCATCCGATGAATATTCTCATAATTGTGGCAGCGGCGGCAAGTCTGTCATGACTATAGCATTCCAATTTGCTTTCGAGAACCACCACATAGAGAGAGTGGTATCCATGGCTAGGCAATACATTCACAACATCAAAGCTTCTGTTAAAAAACTAGCATTAATTCTTTCACCGTCACATCTCGGGTCTCATGATAACCTTTGCATGCCACACGGAAGCACGGAAGGCGACACACTTGCTCGGTGCATTTCTGAAAGCTACAG GGTTTATTCAGGATCAGAATTGCTTGAATCTTCCACTGATGGCAGTGATTCACTTCTAAAGATGCTTTGGCACCACTCAAATGCAATTCTGTGCTGTACTACGACG GCCATTCCAGTTCTTACCTTTGCCAACAAAGCTGGTCTCGAGATGCTCCAGACAACACTGGTGGACTTGCAGAACACAACTCTTGAAAGTATCTTCATGGAGGAAGGAAGGAAGGCTATCTGCAGAGAGTTTCCTCATACCATTCAACAGGCAGTGGACTG GGTTTTGTTTGCCTTCAAGGTGGTTTATGCGTTTCAAGCAATGGCAGATCTATTTCCTATGAGAAAGTAA